One window of the Carcharodon carcharias isolate sCarCar2 chromosome 26, sCarCar2.pri, whole genome shotgun sequence genome contains the following:
- the ccnb2 gene encoding G2/mitotic-specific cyclin-B2 gives MALTRRNVALRNLENMEPVKPLAKVTAATQRPALGDLANRVMTRANQKKQMANVVSKPVASKPKEKVLPKQVTKPVAHELRPAVQVKPVAHGMKRAVPEMKPVVREPIPQAPLSPIPMDVSMTEDVSMKEEDLCQAFSGAILEVEDIDAQDRDNPQMCSQYIKDIYKYLRQLEMEQAIKPHYLEGQEINERMRAILVDWLIQVHSKFRLLQETLFMTLAIMDRFLQNQPVSRKKLQLVAVTAMLLASKYEEMYPPAIGDFVYITDNAYTKSQIRQMEILILKELDFKLGRPLPLHFLRRASKTDVDAEKYTLAKYLMELTVIDYNMVHIHPSEIAAAALCLSFRVLGQSKWTAVQQYYTGYTEEALNLTMKHMAKNVVKMNEGLTKHVAIKNKYASPKLLKISTIPQLKSSLIQELASSLL, from the exons ATGGCTCTCACCCGCCGCAATGTT GCTCTTCGAAACTTGGAAAATATGGAACCAGTCAAGCCATTGGCCAAGGTGACTGCAGCTACCCAAAGGCCTGCCTTGGGAGACTTGGCAAATCGAGTTATGACTCGAGCAAATCAG AAAAAACAAATGGCAAATGTAGTTTCTAAACCAGTGGCATCCAAACCAAAAGAAAAAGTTTTGCCAAAACAAGTCACAAAACCAGTGGCTCATGAGTTGAGGCCGGCAGTGCAGGTGAAGCCAGTGGCTCATGGGATGAAGCGAGCAGTTCCGGAGATGAAGCCAGTGGTTCGGGAGCCCATTCCACAG GCCCCCCTCTCTCCAATACCTATGGATGTCTCAATGACAGAGGATGTGTCTATGAAAGAGGAAGACCTGTGTCAAGCTTTTTCTGGAGCCATCCTGGAGGTGGAAGACATTGATGCTCAAGATAGAGATAATCCTCAGATGTGTAGTCAATATATAAAAGACATCTACAAATATTTGCGGCAGTTGGAG ATGGAGCAAGCAATCAAGCCTCATTACCTTGAAGGGCAAGAAATAAATGAGCGCATGCGTGCAATCCTAGTTGACTGGCTAATTCAAGTTCATTCAAAATTCCGCCTGTTGCAAGAAACTCTCTTCATGACCTTGGCTATAATGGATCGTTTTTTGCAA AACCAGCCAGTTTCCCGAAAGAAGCTTCAATTAGTTGCTGTGACTGCCATGCTGCTGGCTTCCAAATATGAAGAGATGTATCCACCTGCGATCGGAGACTTTGTTTACATCACAGACAATGCTTATACCAAGAGCCAGATCAGGCAAATGGAAATACTTATTCTTAAAGAGCTTGACTTTAAATTGGGCCGGCCCCTTCCACTGCACTTCCTCAGACGAGCTTCAAAGACTGAT GTTGATGCTGAGAAATACACCCTCGCCAAATATCTAATGGAGCTAACAGTTATAGACTATAATATGGTGCACATCCACCCTTCTGAAATTGCAGCAGCTGCACTTTGCCTGTCTTTCAGAGTCTTGGGCCAAAGTAAATGG ACAGCAGTTCAACAATACTATACTGGGTACACGGAGGAAGCCTTGAATTTGACTATGAAACACATGGCAAAAAATGTAGTTAAAATGAATGAAGGCCTCACAAAGCATGTT GCTATAAAGAACAAATATGCAAGTCCAAAACTACTGAAAATTAGCACCATCCCTCAACTGAAGTCGTCACTTATCCAAGAACTGGCCTCTTCCTTACTGTAA